The Amblyraja radiata isolate CabotCenter1 chromosome 31, sAmbRad1.1.pri, whole genome shotgun sequence genome contains a region encoding:
- the dffa gene encoding DNA fragmentation factor subunit alpha isoform X1: MAAMTEKRVSSWLKDKSDDIGVQPFPMMGSRPCKVIGSSRKETFGVVAASLRELRDTGSKTLNLAKAAQKPYTVVLEEDGTIIDDEKYFAHMPKDTKFMILGAGEKWVPDVKITSGSSKWLDCVDSAQSSSNWKTLANQLENNFAHIFIMSDGNLQTLIDVKPADLAKELKVTEKHAEKLQDSIQCALDAREERHQALEALQLFGNVCKHDPTQAQKTEVDSVSAGAAHTDQLSQHVIEVLKPKFSPELALSINELQMVFASKEGNLATDLNCSTQEAKKLQQACKRELDKRSGMAGSVEQLENLSSRKRKM; encoded by the exons ATGGCGGCGATGACGGAGAAGAGGGTCAGCAGTTGGCTGAAGGATAAGTCTGACGATATCGGTGTTCAGCCTTTCCCCATGATGGGCAGCCGCCCGTGTAAGGTTATCGGCTCCAGCCGCAAGGAGACCTTCGGTGTGGTCGCAGCGTCGCTGAGGGAACTGAGGGACACAG GATCAAAAACATTAAATTTGGCCAAAGCTGCACAGAAACCCTATACAGTTGTGCTGGAAGAAGATGGAACCATTATTGATGATGAGAAATATTTTGCCCACAtgccaaaagacacaaagttcatgATCCTTGGAGCTGGTGAAAAATGGGTTCCAGATGTCA AAATTACGTCTGGCTCGAGTAAATGGTTAGACTGTGTGGATTCCGCACAGAGTTCCAGTAATTGGAAAACTCTTGCCAATCAACTCGAAAATAACTTTGCCCATATTTTTATAATGTCCGATGGTAACTTGCAG ACACTGATAGATGTGAAACCTGCGGATCTGGCAAAGGAATTGAAGGTGACTGAAAAACACGCTGAAAAATTACAGGACTCCATACAATGTGCTCTTGATGCCAGAGAGGAACGTCACCAAGCATTGGAAGCACTCCAGCTGTTTGGGAACGTTTGTAAGCATG ATCCAACGCAGGCCCAGAAAACTGAAGTTGATAGTGTAAGCGCCGGGGCCGCTCACACTGATCAGCTGAGTCAACATGTAATTGAAGTCCTGAAACCTAAATTTTCACCAGAGCTTGCTTTATCAATCAACGAACTACAG ATGGTTTTTGCAAGTAAGGAAGGGAATTTGGCAACGGATTTGAATTGTTCCACTCAAGAAGCTAAGAAGTTGCAACAAGCCTGTAAGAGGGAATTGGACAAGCGCtcgggaatggcaggcagtgttgAGCAGTTGGAGAACCTTTCTTCAAGGAAAAGAAAGATGTGA
- the dffa gene encoding DNA fragmentation factor subunit alpha isoform X2 produces MAAMTEKRVSSWLKDKSDDIGVQPFPMMGSRPCKVIGSSRKETFGVVAASLRELRDTGSKTLNLAKAAQKPYTVVLEEDGTIIDDEKYFAHMPKDTKFMILGAGEKWVPDVKITSGSSKWLDCVDSAQSSSNWKTLANQLENNFAHIFIMSDGNLQTLIDVKPADLAKELKVTEKHAEKLQDSIQCALDAREERHQALEALQLFGNVYPTQAQKTEVDSVSAGAAHTDQLSQHVIEVLKPKFSPELALSINELQMVFASKEGNLATDLNCSTQEAKKLQQACKRELDKRSGMAGSVEQLENLSSRKRKM; encoded by the exons ATGGCGGCGATGACGGAGAAGAGGGTCAGCAGTTGGCTGAAGGATAAGTCTGACGATATCGGTGTTCAGCCTTTCCCCATGATGGGCAGCCGCCCGTGTAAGGTTATCGGCTCCAGCCGCAAGGAGACCTTCGGTGTGGTCGCAGCGTCGCTGAGGGAACTGAGGGACACAG GATCAAAAACATTAAATTTGGCCAAAGCTGCACAGAAACCCTATACAGTTGTGCTGGAAGAAGATGGAACCATTATTGATGATGAGAAATATTTTGCCCACAtgccaaaagacacaaagttcatgATCCTTGGAGCTGGTGAAAAATGGGTTCCAGATGTCA AAATTACGTCTGGCTCGAGTAAATGGTTAGACTGTGTGGATTCCGCACAGAGTTCCAGTAATTGGAAAACTCTTGCCAATCAACTCGAAAATAACTTTGCCCATATTTTTATAATGTCCGATGGTAACTTGCAG ACACTGATAGATGTGAAACCTGCGGATCTGGCAAAGGAATTGAAGGTGACTGAAAAACACGCTGAAAAATTACAGGACTCCATACAATGTGCTCTTGATGCCAGAGAGGAACGTCACCAAGCATTGGAAGCACTCCAGCTGTTTGGGAACGTTT ATCCAACGCAGGCCCAGAAAACTGAAGTTGATAGTGTAAGCGCCGGGGCCGCTCACACTGATCAGCTGAGTCAACATGTAATTGAAGTCCTGAAACCTAAATTTTCACCAGAGCTTGCTTTATCAATCAACGAACTACAG ATGGTTTTTGCAAGTAAGGAAGGGAATTTGGCAACGGATTTGAATTGTTCCACTCAAGAAGCTAAGAAGTTGCAACAAGCCTGTAAGAGGGAATTGGACAAGCGCtcgggaatggcaggcagtgttgAGCAGTTGGAGAACCTTTCTTCAAGGAAAAGAAAGATGTGA